Proteins encoded by one window of Flagellimonas lutaonensis:
- the gshB gene encoding glutathione synthase — protein sequence MNICFLMYPWEEINPENDTSLALIHECAKRKHGVALCTPANLTIRNSVTSAFCTVINKMDKVPASLKSFYKQASLREEMLPLAGFDVIFMRANPPLDPLMLNFLDSVKDDVFIINSIQGLREANNKLYTAAFGDSHSNIIPVTHVSKNKKYLVQQIKESKSDKMILKPLNGFGGSGVILIEKSAMSNIKSLLDFYVTNSDGTSNYVILQEYIEGADEGDVRILLLNGEPIGAMRRIPGSDDHRSNVSAGGSVAKHTLTKQEKALCKQIGPKLVKDGLYFVGIDVIGGKLVEVNVMSPGGITYMNKVYKTKIQCQVIDFIESKVLDKLQAFDRRSRLRKEVQDA from the coding sequence ATGAACATTTGCTTTTTAATGTATCCCTGGGAAGAAATAAACCCTGAAAACGATACCAGCCTAGCTTTGATACACGAATGTGCAAAGCGCAAGCACGGGGTAGCCCTTTGCACACCTGCCAACCTGACCATTAGAAACAGTGTCACATCGGCCTTTTGTACCGTCATCAATAAAATGGACAAGGTACCGGCAAGCCTAAAATCATTCTATAAACAAGCCTCGTTACGGGAAGAAATGCTTCCCTTGGCCGGGTTCGATGTGATATTCATGAGGGCAAACCCTCCGTTGGATCCGTTGATGCTGAACTTCTTGGATTCGGTGAAAGACGATGTTTTCATCATCAATTCCATACAAGGGCTTCGAGAGGCCAACAACAAACTCTACACGGCTGCCTTTGGTGATAGCCATAGCAATATCATTCCCGTTACCCATGTATCAAAGAACAAAAAGTATTTGGTACAGCAAATCAAAGAATCCAAATCTGACAAGATGATTTTGAAGCCTTTGAACGGGTTTGGGGGTTCGGGGGTAATCCTTATAGAAAAGTCGGCAATGAGCAATATCAAATCACTGCTAGACTTTTATGTAACCAATTCAGATGGAACCTCTAACTACGTTATACTTCAAGAATACATTGAAGGTGCTGACGAAGGTGATGTACGAATCTTATTGCTGAACGGAGAGCCCATCGGGGCCATGCGAAGGATACCGGGAAGTGATGACCATAGATCCAATGTCTCTGCCGGTGGTTCGGTAGCAAAACATACATTGACAAAACAGGAAAAAGCCCTTTGCAAACAAATAGGGCCCAAACTGGTAAAAGACGGACTCTATTTTGTGGGCATCGATGTGATCGGCGGCAAGTTGGTCGAGGTCAATGTAATGTCGCCAGGGGGCATTACCTACATGAACAAGGTATACAAGACCAAGATTCAGTGTCAGGTAATCGACTTTATCGAGAGCAAGGTGCTCGATAAGCTTCAGGCATTCGACCGACGTTCCCGACTTCGAAAAGAGGTGCAGGATGCTTAG
- a CDS encoding dicarboxylate/amino acid:cation symporter: MRKLQLHWQILIGMLLGIVFGFIMTYPDWGRDFVADWINPFGTIFVRLLKLIAIPLILASLIKGISDLKDISRFRDIGVRTIIIYICTTVIAITIGLLLVNALKPGEGISQDTIDKLTATYAADAGVTSKIEEASRQKESGPLQFLVDMVPDNAIFAMSFNSLMLQVIFFAIFFGISMLLIGEKDAKPLKNFFDSLNEVVLKMVDLIMLTAPYAVFALLAGVVVSSSDPELLLALLKYAGVVVLGLLLMIVFYSIAVSTFTRYNPLTFLSKISPAQLLAFSTSSSAATLPVTMERVEEHIGVDKEVSSFVLPVGATINMDGTSLYQGVAAVFIAQALGFPLDFSGQLTIVLTALLASIGSAAVPGAGMVMLVIVLESIGFPPDKLAIGLALIFAVDRPLDMCRTVVNVTGDATVSMMVAKSVGKLGKPKVKNWDDHWEEVK, from the coding sequence ATGCGAAAATTGCAACTGCATTGGCAGATTTTGATTGGGATGTTGCTCGGTATTGTCTTCGGATTTATTATGACCTACCCGGATTGGGGGCGTGATTTTGTCGCTGATTGGATCAACCCGTTCGGAACCATCTTTGTAAGACTGTTGAAGCTGATAGCCATTCCGCTCATTTTGGCATCGCTTATCAAGGGTATTTCAGATTTAAAGGATATTTCAAGGTTCAGGGATATCGGGGTACGAACTATCATTATCTATATATGCACAACGGTAATTGCCATAACCATAGGTTTATTGTTGGTAAATGCATTGAAACCGGGTGAAGGAATCTCACAAGACACCATTGACAAGTTGACGGCCACCTATGCTGCAGACGCAGGGGTCACCTCAAAGATTGAGGAAGCGTCTCGTCAAAAAGAAAGTGGCCCCTTACAGTTTTTGGTAGATATGGTGCCAGACAATGCCATATTTGCCATGTCTTTTAACAGTTTAATGCTACAGGTAATATTTTTTGCGATTTTCTTTGGCATATCGATGCTGTTGATCGGTGAGAAAGACGCAAAGCCCCTCAAAAACTTTTTTGATTCCCTTAACGAGGTAGTTCTGAAGATGGTCGACCTAATCATGCTCACAGCTCCTTATGCTGTTTTTGCCTTATTGGCAGGGGTGGTGGTCTCTTCGAGCGATCCCGAATTGCTGCTGGCCCTTTTGAAGTATGCTGGCGTAGTTGTCTTGGGGCTCTTGCTGATGATCGTTTTCTACAGTATTGCGGTCTCCACTTTCACACGATATAATCCCCTGACCTTTTTGAGCAAAATCAGTCCTGCACAATTGCTTGCCTTTTCGACCAGTTCGAGCGCGGCAACCTTGCCCGTGACCATGGAAAGGGTAGAGGAGCATATAGGGGTCGATAAAGAGGTTTCGAGCTTTGTGCTTCCCGTTGGGGCCACCATCAATATGGATGGCACCAGCCTATATCAAGGCGTGGCAGCTGTGTTCATTGCACAGGCATTGGGCTTTCCGTTGGATTTTTCAGGGCAGCTAACGATTGTACTTACTGCCCTGCTGGCCTCCATTGGCTCTGCCGCCGTACCCGGGGCAGGCATGGTCATGTTGGTTATTGTTTTAGAATCGATTGGGTTTCCGCCCGACAAATTGGCCATTGGTCTGGCGCTGATTTTTGCCGTTGACAGGCCCTTGGATATGTGCCGGACGGTTGTAAACGTAACCGGTGATGCCACCGTATCGATGATGGTTGCCAAATCGGTAGGAAAACTGGGCAAGCCTAAGGTCAAGAACTGGGACGACCACTGGGAGGAGGTGAAGTAG
- the aroC gene encoding chorismate synthase has translation MAGNTFGHLFKLTTFGESHGKAIGGIIDGCPAGLELDLNAVQNELDRRRPGQSAITTQRKEPDTVEFYSGLFEGKTTGTPIGFAIHNTNQKSKDYSHIKDSYRPSHADFVYDQKYGFRDYRGGGRSSARETASRVVAGAIAKQLLQGVQIQAFVSQVGNIKLETPYQKLDFSNIESNPVRCPDPTMAAKMEDYIKTIKKQGDTVGGVVTCVAKNIPVGLGEPVFDKLHADLGKAMLSINAVKGFEYGSGFAGVAMKGSEHNDGFNSDGSTTTNHSGGIQGGISNGMDIYFNVAFKPVATVLQGYETINKKGEKVKAQGKGRHDPCVVPRAVPIVEAMTALVLADHWLLARINKV, from the coding sequence ATGGCGGGAAACACTTTCGGACATCTTTTCAAGCTCACAACATTCGGCGAATCGCACGGTAAGGCCATCGGTGGCATAATCGATGGCTGCCCCGCAGGCCTGGAACTTGACTTAAACGCCGTTCAAAATGAATTGGACCGCCGCCGCCCGGGACAATCGGCCATAACCACCCAACGAAAAGAACCCGATACCGTTGAATTCTACTCCGGTTTGTTTGAAGGAAAGACCACCGGCACGCCCATTGGCTTTGCCATACACAACACCAACCAAAAATCGAAAGATTACTCGCATATCAAAGATTCGTACCGGCCCTCACATGCCGATTTTGTTTATGACCAGAAATATGGTTTTCGCGATTATCGCGGCGGAGGCCGCAGTTCGGCCCGTGAAACAGCCAGTAGGGTAGTGGCCGGTGCCATTGCCAAACAATTGCTCCAGGGCGTTCAGATACAGGCTTTTGTGTCGCAAGTAGGCAACATAAAACTTGAAACGCCCTATCAAAAACTTGATTTCTCGAACATCGAGAGCAATCCTGTTCGTTGCCCTGACCCAACCATGGCCGCAAAAATGGAGGACTATATCAAGACCATCAAAAAACAAGGTGATACCGTTGGTGGTGTGGTCACTTGCGTGGCCAAAAACATACCGGTGGGTCTTGGTGAACCCGTATTTGACAAATTGCACGCCGATCTGGGCAAGGCCATGCTCTCCATAAATGCCGTAAAGGGCTTTGAATACGGCAGCGGCTTTGCCGGGGTAGCCATGAAGGGCAGCGAGCACAACGATGGCTTTAACAGCGATGGTTCAACGACCACCAACCATAGTGGGGGCATACAAGGGGGTATCAGCAATGGAATGGACATTTACTTCAATGTGGCCTTTAAACCTGTGGCAACGGTACTTCAAGGCTATGAGACCATCAATAAAAAAGGGGAGAAGGTCAAGGCTCAGGGCAAAGGCCGCCATGATCCCTGTGTAGTGCCCCGCGCCGTACCTATAGTCGAGGCCATGACCGCACTGGTACTGGCCGATCATTGGTTGTTGGCACGCATCAACAAAGTTTAA